A region from the Mycolicibacterium litorale genome encodes:
- a CDS encoding acyl-CoA dehydrogenase family protein, with protein MAINLELPKKLHAVIEKAHQGAAEMLRPISRKYDLREHDYPVELDTLATLFEGISEANTISFAGAEAFRDAEDGPKGNVNGGNMSAVLNVTEISWGDVGLMLSVPRQGLGNAAISGVATDEQLERLGKGVWAAMAITEPGFGSDSAAVSTTARLDGDEYVINGEKIFVTAGSRASHIVVWATLDKSLGRAAIKSFIVPRDHPGVTVERLEDKLGIKASDTAVIRFDNARIPKDNLLGDPEIHVEKGFAGVMETFDNTRPVVAGMAVGIGRAALEELRKILTDAGVEISYDKPAHAQSAAAAEFLRMEADWEAGYLLTVRSAWQADNAIPNSKEASMAKAKAARVGSDITLKVVEMAGTVGYSEETLLEKWARDSKILDIFEGTQQIQQLVVARRLLGLTSAQLK; from the coding sequence ATGGCAATCAACCTGGAACTGCCGAAGAAACTGCACGCGGTCATCGAGAAGGCCCACCAGGGTGCCGCCGAGATGCTGCGCCCGATCTCGCGCAAGTACGACCTGCGCGAGCACGACTACCCGGTCGAGCTGGACACCCTGGCGACCCTGTTCGAGGGCATCTCGGAGGCCAACACCATCTCGTTCGCGGGGGCCGAGGCGTTCCGCGACGCCGAGGACGGACCGAAGGGAAACGTCAACGGCGGCAACATGTCCGCGGTGCTCAACGTCACCGAGATCAGCTGGGGCGACGTCGGCCTGATGCTGTCGGTGCCCCGACAGGGCCTCGGCAACGCGGCGATCTCCGGTGTCGCGACCGACGAGCAGCTGGAGCGGCTCGGGAAGGGTGTGTGGGCCGCGATGGCCATCACCGAGCCGGGTTTCGGTTCCGATTCGGCCGCGGTGTCGACGACGGCACGCCTCGACGGTGACGAGTACGTGATCAACGGCGAGAAGATCTTCGTCACCGCCGGTTCCCGCGCCAGCCACATCGTCGTCTGGGCGACCCTCGACAAGTCGCTGGGCCGTGCGGCGATCAAATCGTTCATCGTGCCGCGCGACCATCCGGGCGTGACGGTGGAGCGGCTGGAGGACAAGCTCGGCATCAAGGCCTCCGACACCGCGGTGATCCGCTTCGACAACGCGCGGATCCCGAAGGACAACCTGCTCGGCGATCCGGAGATCCACGTCGAGAAGGGTTTCGCCGGGGTCATGGAGACCTTCGACAACACCCGGCCCGTGGTGGCGGGGATGGCCGTCGGGATCGGCCGCGCGGCGCTCGAGGAGCTCCGCAAGATCCTGACCGACGCCGGCGTCGAGATCTCCTACGACAAACCCGCCCACGCCCAGAGCGCGGCAGCGGCGGAATTCCTTCGGATGGAAGCCGATTGGGAAGCCGGCTACCTGCTGACCGTGCGGTCGGCGTGGCAGGCCGACAACGCCATCCCCAACTCCAAGGAAGCGTCGATGGCCAAGGCCAAGGCCGCCCGCGTCGGCAGCGACATCACCTTGAAGGTCGTCGAGATGGCCGGCACCGTCGGGTATTCCGAGGAGACGCTGCTCGAGAAGTGGGCACGCGACAGCAAGATCCTCGACATCTTCGAAGGCACCCAGCAGATCCAGCAGCTCGTGGTGGCCCGCCGCCTCCTCGGCCTGACGTCCGCACAGCTGAAGTAA
- a CDS encoding PepSY-associated TM helix domain-containing protein, translated as MTTTPDGQLDPPVHTPTTTPAARPSGPTALLRRLHFYAGIFVGPFLLVAAISGGLYAIAPSIEQLVYRDHLHVQPSGEPRPVAEQIRAAQAVRPDLTVTAVRPAGGPGDTTRVLFDDPSLGESERRAVFVDPATAQPVGDLAVYGSSGALPVRTWIDHLHRNLHLGEPGRLYSELAASWLWLIALAGVCLWVVRRRASFARLFTVDRRSHGRARTLNWHGAVGLWIAGGLLFLSATGLTWSHYAGDNITELRAALSWTTPAVSTALSGPAPTADHDHHGTHGHSGGGTPRVDEVDRVLRSARDAGVGGKVEVSIPSDDDTAFTVAQTREPWIMSNNAVAVDGTTGRVTDTSWFTDWPLAAKLAAWGIQLHMGLLFGLVNQLALAALAVALVTVIVRGYLMWWRRRPTNGGRPPARGAWRGISPVTIAALAVAAATIGWFIPLLGLSLLGFLVVDGMVGLAKGRNIFGGAR; from the coding sequence ATGACCACCACCCCCGACGGTCAACTCGACCCACCTGTTCACACGCCCACCACGACACCGGCCGCGCGGCCGTCCGGCCCCACCGCCCTGCTGCGCCGCCTGCACTTCTACGCCGGCATCTTCGTCGGCCCGTTCCTCCTGGTCGCCGCCATCAGCGGCGGCCTGTATGCGATCGCACCGTCGATCGAGCAGCTCGTCTACCGCGACCACCTCCACGTGCAGCCCTCCGGTGAGCCGCGTCCGGTCGCCGAGCAGATCCGGGCCGCCCAGGCGGTGCGGCCCGATCTCACGGTGACGGCCGTGCGGCCGGCAGGAGGACCCGGTGACACGACGCGCGTGCTGTTCGACGACCCGTCGCTGGGCGAATCCGAACGCCGTGCGGTGTTCGTCGACCCCGCGACGGCGCAACCCGTCGGTGACCTCGCCGTATACGGCAGCAGCGGTGCGCTGCCCGTCCGTACCTGGATCGACCACCTCCACCGCAACCTGCATCTGGGTGAACCCGGGCGGTTGTACAGCGAACTGGCGGCCTCGTGGCTGTGGCTGATCGCGCTGGCCGGCGTGTGCCTGTGGGTCGTCAGGCGCCGGGCCTCCTTCGCCCGGTTGTTCACCGTCGACCGCCGATCGCACGGCCGCGCCCGCACCCTCAACTGGCACGGTGCCGTCGGGCTGTGGATCGCGGGCGGTCTGCTGTTCCTGTCCGCCACCGGGCTGACCTGGTCGCACTACGCCGGGGACAACATCACCGAACTGCGCGCCGCGCTGTCGTGGACCACGCCCGCGGTGTCCACCGCGCTGAGCGGCCCGGCCCCGACGGCCGACCACGATCACCATGGGACGCACGGGCATTCGGGCGGCGGGACGCCGCGGGTGGACGAGGTGGACCGGGTGTTGCGTTCGGCGCGGGACGCCGGGGTGGGCGGCAAGGTCGAGGTGTCGATCCCGTCCGACGACGACACCGCGTTCACGGTCGCCCAGACCCGTGAGCCCTGGATCATGTCGAACAACGCGGTCGCGGTCGACGGGACCACCGGCCGGGTGACCGACACCTCGTGGTTCACCGACTGGCCGCTGGCGGCGAAACTGGCCGCCTGGGGGATCCAGCTCCACATGGGTCTGCTGTTCGGGCTGGTCAACCAGCTGGCGTTGGCGGCCCTGGCCGTCGCCCTGGTGACGGTCATCGTGCGCGGCTACCTGATGTGGTGGCGGCGGCGGCCGACCAACGGCGGGCGGCCACCTGCCCGCGGCGCATGGCGCGGTATCTCACCGGTGACGATCGCCGCGCTGGCGGTCGCCGCCGCAACGATCGGCTGGTTCATCCCACTGCTCGGGTTGAGCCTGCTGGGCTTCCTGGTGGTCGACGGCATGGTCGGGCTGGCCAAGGGACGCAACATCTTCGGTGGTGCGCGATGA
- a CDS encoding esterase family protein, with product MTIVDKIRGHWARRFAVAAVVAAILPGVIGLTGGSALAGAFSRPGLPVEYLMVPSPSMGRDIKVQFQSGGPGSPAVYMLDGLRARDDFNGWDIETQAFEWYLDSGLSVVMPVGGQSSFYTDWYAPACGKAGCQTYKWETFLTSELPNWLAANRDVKPTGSAAVGLSMAGSASLVLSIYHPQQFIYAASLSGFLNLSEGWWPFLVGLAMGDAGGYKPEAMWGPGGSEAWLRNDPMVNIDKIVANGTRIWVYCGNGKPGELGGAGLPQEFLESLTLRTNITFQERYIAAGGRNGVFNFPAGGTHTWQYWGQQLQQMKPDLQRVLLG from the coding sequence ATGACGATCGTTGACAAGATTCGAGGCCATTGGGCACGCCGATTCGCGGTGGCCGCCGTCGTGGCGGCGATACTGCCCGGCGTGATCGGCCTCACCGGTGGTTCGGCACTCGCGGGAGCGTTCTCGCGGCCCGGGTTGCCGGTTGAGTACCTGATGGTCCCCTCACCGTCGATGGGACGTGACATCAAGGTCCAGTTCCAGAGCGGTGGCCCCGGATCTCCTGCGGTCTACATGCTCGACGGGTTGCGTGCCCGTGACGACTTCAACGGCTGGGACATCGAGACCCAGGCCTTCGAGTGGTATCTCGACTCCGGACTCTCGGTCGTGATGCCCGTGGGCGGACAGTCCAGCTTCTACACCGACTGGTACGCGCCCGCCTGCGGTAAGGCCGGCTGCCAGACGTACAAGTGGGAGACGTTCCTGACCTCGGAGCTGCCGAACTGGCTGGCCGCCAACCGGGACGTGAAACCGACCGGAAGCGCCGCGGTGGGTCTCTCGATGGCCGGATCGGCGTCGCTGGTGCTGTCGATCTACCACCCGCAGCAGTTCATCTACGCGGCGTCGCTGTCGGGCTTCCTCAACCTGTCCGAGGGCTGGTGGCCGTTCCTGGTGGGCCTGGCCATGGGTGACGCCGGCGGCTACAAGCCCGAGGCGATGTGGGGCCCGGGCGGCAGCGAGGCCTGGCTGCGCAACGATCCGATGGTCAACATCGACAAGATCGTCGCCAACGGCACCCGCATCTGGGTCTACTGCGGCAACGGCAAGCCCGGCGAGCTCGGCGGTGCCGGGCTGCCCCAGGAGTTCCTGGAGAGCCTCACGCTGCGCACCAACATCACCTTCCAGGAGCGCTACATCGCGGCCGGCGGACGCAACGGGGTGTTCAACTTCCCGGCCGGCGGCACGCACACCTGGCAGTACTGGGGTCAGCAGCTGCAGCAGATGAAGCCCGACCTGCAGCGCGTGCTGCTGGGCTGA
- a CDS encoding oxidoreductase has protein sequence MNTFQALVARQSEDGIDTAVETLEESALPPGEVTIRVHYSSVNFKDALAVTPKGGVVRDYPIVPGIDLTGEVVASDSEEFAVGDPVLAHGYDIGTGKHGGYAEFARLPADQLVALGGLSPREGAAIGTAGFTAAMSVQALADRGIRPDDGPIVVTGASGGVGSVSVDLLAGLGYRVVASTGKPEQADLLRSLGAAEVIGRLPEDPDAKPRPLGKARWAGAVDCVGGATLADVLSTLAYGGAVAASGLTGGPGLNTTVMPFILRGAALLGIDSVQLPIGPRRELWARLAADLKPQHLADLTHDVDVKDVVEVIDEVRAGRYSGRAVVRVAGGF, from the coding sequence ATGAACACTTTTCAGGCGCTGGTGGCGCGGCAGTCCGAGGACGGGATCGACACGGCGGTCGAGACCCTCGAGGAGTCGGCACTGCCGCCGGGCGAGGTGACGATCCGGGTGCACTACTCGAGCGTGAACTTCAAGGACGCCCTCGCCGTGACACCCAAAGGCGGTGTGGTACGCGACTACCCGATCGTGCCGGGCATCGACCTGACCGGCGAGGTGGTGGCGTCGGACAGCGAGGAGTTCGCGGTCGGCGATCCGGTGCTGGCCCACGGCTACGACATCGGCACGGGCAAGCACGGTGGTTATGCGGAGTTCGCCCGGCTGCCCGCCGATCAGCTCGTGGCGCTGGGCGGGTTGAGCCCCCGCGAAGGCGCCGCGATCGGCACGGCCGGGTTCACCGCCGCGATGAGTGTGCAGGCACTCGCCGACCGCGGCATCCGCCCGGACGACGGTCCGATCGTGGTGACCGGGGCCAGCGGAGGTGTCGGATCGGTCAGCGTCGACCTGCTCGCGGGCCTCGGGTACCGCGTGGTCGCGTCGACCGGCAAGCCCGAACAGGCCGATCTGCTGCGCTCGCTGGGCGCGGCGGAGGTGATCGGCCGGCTTCCGGAGGATCCGGACGCCAAACCACGGCCGTTGGGCAAGGCTCGCTGGGCCGGGGCCGTCGACTGCGTGGGCGGGGCCACGCTCGCCGACGTGCTGAGCACGCTGGCGTACGGCGGCGCGGTGGCGGCCAGCGGGCTGACCGGCGGACCCGGGCTGAACACGACGGTGATGCCGTTCATCCTGCGCGGCGCCGCACTGCTCGGCATCGACTCCGTGCAACTGCCGATCGGTCCGCGCCGTGAACTGTGGGCCAGGCTCGCCGCCGACCTCAAACCACAGCACCTCGCCGACCTCACCCACGACGTCGACGTCAAGGACGTCGTGGAGGTGATCGACGAGGTGCGTGCCGGCCGGTACTCCGGCCGGGCAGTGGTGCGGGTGGCCGGCGGTTTCTGA
- a CDS encoding Dyp-type peroxidase, protein MGEGFNRRTLLGAGALAAGVAGVGMTATAAARGVSRPAVAVEPFHGAHQAGVATPPQAYTTLVALDLRPEHADRAALRSVMRLWTEDAARLTQGIPALADTEPELAADPARLTVTVGYGPDLFDAVGMGESRPPTLQPLPHFAVDRLESRWAGGHLLLQLCADNLLTITHAYRVLTKNVRAMTTVRWIQRGYRNPASAVTGAPMRNVMGQIDGTVNLDDPAELDSHVWDPGGDQPWFAGGTVMVLRRIRAEMDAWDEVDRHSKELFVGRRLDNGAPLTGSRETDEPDFAAAVNGIPVIPENSHIALARHRSDAEQFLRRPYNYDDTPTSGELSDSGLLFLAYQRDPARQFVPVQQRLSDADALNQWITPVGSAVFAILPGVGEGRYLGQQLLET, encoded by the coding sequence ATGGGTGAGGGGTTCAACCGGCGCACACTGCTCGGTGCGGGCGCGCTCGCCGCGGGCGTCGCCGGGGTGGGGATGACCGCGACGGCCGCCGCCCGCGGCGTGAGCCGACCGGCCGTCGCGGTGGAGCCGTTCCACGGCGCGCACCAGGCGGGCGTCGCCACCCCACCGCAGGCCTACACCACCCTGGTGGCGTTGGACCTGCGGCCGGAGCATGCCGATCGCGCCGCGTTGCGGTCGGTGATGAGGTTGTGGACCGAGGATGCGGCGCGGTTGACCCAGGGCATTCCGGCGCTCGCCGACACCGAACCGGAACTCGCGGCCGACCCGGCTCGACTGACCGTCACGGTGGGCTACGGGCCGGATCTCTTCGACGCGGTCGGGATGGGCGAATCGCGGCCGCCGACCCTGCAGCCCCTTCCGCACTTCGCCGTCGACCGGCTCGAAAGCCGTTGGGCCGGAGGCCACCTGCTGCTGCAACTGTGCGCGGACAACCTCCTCACCATCACCCACGCGTATCGGGTGCTGACCAAGAACGTGCGCGCCATGACGACGGTCCGCTGGATTCAACGCGGTTACCGCAACCCGGCGAGCGCGGTGACAGGTGCGCCGATGCGCAACGTGATGGGACAGATCGACGGCACGGTCAACCTCGACGACCCCGCCGAACTGGACAGTCACGTCTGGGACCCGGGCGGGGACCAGCCGTGGTTCGCGGGCGGCACCGTCATGGTGCTGCGGCGGATCCGCGCCGAGATGGATGCCTGGGACGAGGTGGACCGGCACTCCAAGGAGCTGTTCGTCGGCCGCAGGCTCGACAACGGCGCACCGCTGACCGGCTCGCGGGAGACAGACGAACCGGATTTCGCCGCCGCTGTCAACGGAATCCCCGTGATCCCCGAGAACTCCCACATCGCGCTCGCGCGGCATAGGTCCGACGCGGAACAATTCCTGCGCCGGCCCTACAACTACGACGACACCCCGACAAGCGGTGAGCTCTCCGACAGCGGACTGCTCTTTCTGGCCTACCAACGCGATCCCGCGCGTCAGTTCGTCCCGGTCCAGCAGCGGTTGTCCGATGCCGACGCCCTCAACCAGTGGATCACGCCTGTGGGGTCGGCGGTGTTCGCGATCCTGCCCGGTGTCGGCGAAGGGAGGTATCTCGGGCAGCAGCTGCTCGAAACCTGA
- a CDS encoding acyl-CoA dehydrogenase family protein: MTNTLPSKNGTSARPKRSGKESAVGLQRHKRTATDIGLALITPLVGQEFLDRYNLRDPLNRGLKYGVKQVFSAAGASTRQFKRIQGLGKPPTRLPSAPKGSDYFDLTPDDDQKMIVETVKEFAEEVLRPAAHDADADAAYPHDLIAKAAELGITAVNIPEDFDGIAEHRSTITNALVAEALAYGDMGLALPILAPGGVAAALTHWGSADQQATYLREFAGERVPQACLAIAEPRPLFDPTALKTTAVRTPGGYRLTGVKSLVPAATDAELFVIAAQLDGKPAMFVVESASEGLSVTPDPSMGVRAAALGRVELDNVAVPLANRLGEDGATDEDYREAIALSRLGWAALAVGTSHAVLDYVVPYVKERHAFGEPIAHRQAVAFMCANIAIELDGLRLITWRGASRAEQGLPFAREAALAKRLGTDKGMQIGLDGVQLLGGHGYTKEHPVERWYRDLRVIGVAEGVVVL; this comes from the coding sequence ATGACCAACACCCTGCCGTCCAAGAACGGCACCTCAGCCCGTCCCAAGCGCTCCGGCAAGGAGAGCGCCGTGGGCCTGCAGCGGCACAAGCGCACAGCGACCGACATCGGTTTGGCGTTGATCACCCCGCTGGTCGGGCAGGAGTTCCTCGACCGGTACAACCTCCGTGACCCGCTCAACCGCGGGTTGAAGTACGGCGTCAAGCAGGTGTTCTCGGCCGCGGGCGCCTCGACCCGGCAGTTCAAGCGGATCCAGGGCCTGGGCAAACCGCCCACCCGCCTGCCGAGCGCGCCGAAGGGATCGGACTACTTCGACCTCACGCCCGACGACGACCAGAAGATGATCGTCGAGACGGTCAAGGAGTTCGCCGAGGAAGTGCTGCGCCCCGCGGCCCACGACGCCGATGCCGATGCCGCCTACCCGCACGACCTGATCGCCAAGGCCGCCGAGCTGGGCATCACGGCGGTCAACATCCCCGAGGACTTCGACGGCATCGCCGAACACCGCTCGACGATCACCAACGCACTGGTCGCAGAGGCGCTCGCCTACGGTGACATGGGCCTGGCACTGCCGATCCTCGCTCCGGGTGGGGTCGCCGCGGCGCTCACCCACTGGGGCAGCGCCGACCAGCAAGCCACCTACCTGCGTGAATTCGCCGGTGAGCGAGTCCCGCAGGCCTGTCTGGCGATCGCCGAACCGCGTCCGCTGTTCGACCCGACCGCACTGAAGACCACGGCCGTGCGTACTCCCGGCGGCTACCGGCTGACCGGCGTCAAATCACTGGTGCCCGCCGCCACAGACGCGGAGCTCTTCGTCATCGCCGCCCAACTCGACGGCAAACCGGCGATGTTCGTCGTCGAGTCCGCCTCCGAGGGGCTCAGCGTCACGCCGGATCCCAGCATGGGTGTGCGGGCAGCCGCTCTCGGGCGGGTGGAACTCGACAACGTGGCGGTGCCACTGGCCAATCGGCTCGGCGAGGACGGCGCCACCGACGAGGACTACCGCGAGGCGATCGCGCTGTCGCGGCTGGGCTGGGCGGCGCTCGCCGTCGGCACCTCCCACGCCGTGCTCGACTACGTGGTCCCCTACGTGAAGGAACGGCACGCGTTCGGCGAACCCATCGCCCACCGCCAGGCGGTCGCGTTCATGTGCGCCAACATCGCCATCGAACTCGACGGGCTGCGCTTGATCACCTGGCGCGGCGCGTCGCGCGCCGAACAGGGTCTGCCGTTCGCCCGGGAGGCCGCGCTGGCCAAGCGGCTCGGCACCGACAAGGGCATGCAGATCGGCCTCGACGGCGTCCAGCTGCTCGGTGGCCACGGATACACCAAGGAACACCCCGTCGAACGCTGGTACCGCGACCTTCGTGTGATCGGCGTCGCCGAGGGCGTCGTCGTCCTCTAG
- a CDS encoding copper chaperone PCu(A)C, whose translation MRRIVCVLLAVAVLAGCGGSPGSATDAAAVHVHDAWVKAADGGMTAAFAHLTNDSDREVRITSAATPAAARVELHEVVRDGGAATMRPKAGGIVLPARSATELTPGGDHLMLMDLTGPLTPGSDVEITATFDDGSTLPITAQVRDFPGADEHYDGGHHG comes from the coding sequence ATGAGGAGGATTGTGTGTGTCCTGCTCGCCGTGGCGGTGCTCGCCGGCTGCGGCGGAAGTCCGGGATCGGCCACCGATGCCGCGGCGGTACATGTCCACGATGCGTGGGTGAAGGCCGCCGACGGCGGGATGACGGCCGCCTTCGCGCACCTGACCAACGACTCCGACCGGGAGGTCCGCATCACGTCGGCGGCCACACCCGCCGCCGCGCGGGTCGAACTGCACGAGGTGGTCCGCGACGGCGGTGCGGCGACGATGCGGCCGAAGGCGGGCGGGATCGTTCTGCCCGCGCGCTCGGCGACCGAACTGACACCCGGTGGCGATCACCTGATGCTGATGGACCTGACCGGCCCGCTGACACCCGGGTCGGACGTGGAGATCACCGCGACGTTCGACGACGGGTCGACCCTGCCGATCACCGCGCAGGTGCGGGACTTCCCGGGCGCCGACGAGCATTACGACGGCGGTCACCATGGGTGA